GCTCGGGGAGGCTGATGCGGTGCTCGCGCACCTTCGGAACCTGCAGATTCTGCCGGGTCGGACTCAGCCCGGTAGCCGTTTGGTTATTCGGGCGGATGGCGATGTGAACGCAGGGAGTGCGCGCGACAAGCGGTAAGGAAAGGGCGCCGTTATCCTCGGCGGGCTTACTCTTCCATGGTGAGCTGGGCTTCCTCGGCTTCCTCCTGCGCGGGCACGAGGCCGTCCTGCTCCACCAGCGCCTGAAACTTCGCCAGGAGATCCAGCACCTTCGCCTGGTAATACTCCACGTTCTCGTCGGGAGCGGCCGGGTCCCAGTGGTTCGCGAGCTTCGCCGCCTCGTTCACCTTCACCTTGAGGCCGTGCCCGGTGACGTAGTACGAGACCTGGTCTCCCGGCTGGTACGGACGTTCTGACTGCAGCGCCAGCTCGTAGGGCGCCGCGGGGTTGCGCTTCTTGGCCCTGACCTTCTCCCGGTAGGTCTCGAGCGAGTCCTGCAGGGTCTCGGTTTTCATGAACTGCCTCACCGGGATCCGGTGGGCCGCGAAGTCGTTCAAGTAGCGCTGGACCAGGTCAGGGATCTCCTCCCGGCGCCCCTCCAGGAGCAGGCGGAACATCTCCTCCATGAAGGCGCGCTGGAAGAGCTCGAGGCCGCGGGAGCGGAGCCCGGAGCCCTTGATCGTGAGGGTGCCGGCGGGGTCGAGCAGCACGTAGTTCTTCACCTTGTAGCTGAACATGGCCGGATAGCGACCGTCCAGCTCGAGGCTGATCCCGGGTGGAAGCGCGCGCGACAGCTCCTCGACGAGCCGTTCCTCGCCGCCCTGGTCGGTGACGTCGGGCGGCGGGACGAAGTAGAGGCCGTCGGTGTCGATCTCGATGACGGTGGCGCCCCGCGCCTTGAGCGATTCGACCAGCGCCCTGATCAGCTTCCGCCCCTCCGCGGTGACCCGGTTCGCCGCCTCGAAGTCGTTCCAGTGCCCCATGGAGAAGCCGAGGTAGCCGTAGAACGAGTTGATCAGGATCTTGGAGGTCTGCTGGAGTGCTGTGAGGTGGAGCCGTTCCTCGTCCGAGGCCGCCTGCCGCGCCAGCGCCTTAGCCGAGACCCTGAACTCCCTCAGGTCGCGCAGGAGGACGGGAAAGATGCCGAGCTTGTCCTTCGCCGGAAAGATCCGGAAGGTGAGCATCAGGGACGGATAGAGGGAAGTCACATCCACGTGGAGGACCCGCCGGGCGACGCCCTGGTAGAACATGGCCGTGTAGCCACCGGCCACCGATGAGCCGGTGGACGGGGCGGGGACCGCCCGGCGCTGGCGGAGGTGCTCGCGCAGGAGCAGCGCGTCGATCTTGGTGGCGTTGCCCTTGAGGACCACGCCCTGATAGTCGAAGGGGAAGGTCTGGGCCTGGACGAAATACGATGGGGCGAGGATCTTGGAAAGCGCCAGGGTCTCACGAACGTCGTCGCGCGCGTAGGCCAGGAGCCGGTCCGGGTCCTCGCGGAAGATGCGCGGGATCGCCTCGGGCGCCAGGTAGGTGCGGTCGGGCGCGGCGACGCTGAAGTGCCGGGCGACGTCCTTCAGGCCGTAGGACTCGAGCGCGCGCGCGGCCACGTCGTAGTGCTGGACCAGGATCCACGTGTCCACGATGTGCCGCCCCCAGACCTGGTAGCGCCGGTAGCCGATGGCGCGCTCGGCGATCTGCATCCGCGAGGCGTGGCCCCTGAGCGGTGAGCCGTCGCGTCCCCATCCGAGCGTGACCCCGGAACGCTTGGCCCGCGCCTCCAGGTACTCCAGGTCGAAGCGAAAGATGTTGTGCCCCTCGATGACGTCGGGGTCGCGCTCCCGGATCAGGCGGGAGCAGAGCTGGAGCATCTCGGGCTCGGACAGGTCGCGACCCGA
The nucleotide sequence above comes from Candidatus Rokuibacteriota bacterium. Encoded proteins:
- a CDS encoding DNA polymerase II, producing MTAPPLPFYDNALLFGQDCAPGLLAFELEGSDRVRIFVRRDGGTVSHTEPFAPFLLLADADLLKGFKGESDVSPLDGPGWYRWRARFPSWTLAGRARDHCQKSSGKNPSAPDAPYRFLNDAVHQFLLLTGKTSFLGLGFGQLRRLALDIEVLTAEGFEFPNAQRPTDRVIAIALADSGGWEQVISGRDLSEPEMLQLCSRLIRERDPDVIEGHNIFRFDLEYLEARAKRSGVTLGWGRDGSPLRGHASRMQIAERAIGYRRYQVWGRHIVDTWILVQHYDVAARALESYGLKDVARHFSVAAPDRTYLAPEAIPRIFREDPDRLLAYARDDVRETLALSKILAPSYFVQAQTFPFDYQGVVLKGNATKIDALLLREHLRQRRAVPAPSTGSSVAGGYTAMFYQGVARRVLHVDVTSLYPSLMLTFRIFPAKDKLGIFPVLLRDLREFRVSAKALARQAASDEERLHLTALQQTSKILINSFYGYLGFSMGHWNDFEAANRVTAEGRKLIRALVESLKARGATVIEIDTDGLYFVPPPDVTDQGGEERLVEELSRALPPGISLELDGRYPAMFSYKVKNYVLLDPAGTLTIKGSGLRSRGLELFQRAFMEEMFRLLLEGRREEIPDLVQRYLNDFAAHRIPVRQFMKTETLQDSLETYREKVRAKKRNPAAPYELALQSERPYQPGDQVSYYVTGHGLKVKVNEAAKLANHWDPAAPDENVEYYQAKVLDLLAKFQALVEQDGLVPAQEEAEEAQLTMEE